CACTGAGCATGGTGCCTGCATACGCAAGCAGCAAGGCCGCTGTGGATATGTTTACCAAGTGGCTGTCCAACTACCTGTCCAACACGGCAGGCAAGGTGCGTGTGAATGCGGTCGCACCCGGCTACTTCCTCACGCCGCTGAACCATGACATGTATGTGAACCCGGATGGTTCCTACACCCAGCGCTACTGGAACGTGATCCACCGCACCCCGATGGGCCGCCTTGGCGACCCGAAGGAACTGGTGGGTGCACTGCGGTTCTTTGCTGATCCGGAAATGTCTGGCTACATCACAGGCCAGGTCATTGCCGTGGATGGCGGATTCCTGTCCTGCCCGGGTATCTGAAGCTTTGGAAAGGGGAACATGATTATGAAAGCAATTGTTGTAAATGGCCCTGGTGATATGCAGCTGGTGGAGCGCCCTATGCCTGAGATCAAGGAGCCGAATCAGGTGCTCGTCAAGGTGCACGCTGCCGGCATCTGCGGCTCGGATGTGCATGTCTATCATGGCAGCAACCCGTATGCAAAGTATCCTGTGGTGCTTGGCCACGAGGGTTCCGGTGAGGTGATCGCAGTGGGCGAGGGTGTTACCGACCTGAAGCCCGGCGCAAGTGTTGTGTTTGAGCCGATCACCTACTGCGGCAAGTGCTATGCCTGCCGCTGCGGCCACCACAATGTCTGCCGTGAACTGAAGGTTCTGGGCTGCATCGTGGACGGCATTTTTCAGGAATATGTGGTCATGCCGCGCAGCCAGGTGTATGAGTACGATGCTTCCAAGATGACTTATCAGCAGGCTGCTCTGTGCGAGCCGTTCACGATTGGCCTGCAGGCAAACTGGCGCGGCGATGTGCGCCCCGGCGATGTGGTGCTGGTGCACGGCGGCGGCCCCATCGGCCTGATCGTTGCCAACATTGCAAAATCGCGCGGCGCTACCGTGATCGTGTCTGAGCCGAACGAGAGCCGCCTTGCCATGGCAAAGGACTTTGGCGCAGATTACAGCATCAACCCGATGAAGGAAGATCTGGATGCGTTCATCAACAAACTGACCGACGGCGAGGGTGTCAACGTGATCTTTGAGGCCGCAGGCGTTCCCGCACTGCTGGCACATGCAACCAGCCAGCTTTCTCCCGCAGGCCGTCTGGTGGCTATGACCTTTGGCAAGGAGCCGATCCCCGTGAACTTCAAGGAGATCAACGCAAAGGAACTGACCATTCTGGGTACCCGTCATCAGTACCAGAAGTTCCCCGAGGTGGTCAAGATCCTGCCTGACCACCTGAAAGAGGTCGATGAGATCACCACGCATGTGTTCAAGGCAGAGGACTTCCAGAAGGCATTCGATACCCTTGCAGACCGTAACAGCGGCGCTGGCAAGGTGGTGCTGACCTTCGCCTGAGAGCAAGTGCCCCTTACATTATAAAAAGATAAACAAAAAGGAGCTGCTGCACAGTGTTTGTGCGGCGGCTCTTTTTTTGCCTGCGGAGGACTTGACAAGAATGATATAAAGTGATATTATTTTGATATCATAAAGAAACGCTTCCGCACCCTGTGAAGGAGGGAACTGTTATGGAAGAGAAAATTCTGCAGACCAAAAAGAACGGCATGGTCATGCTGCTGCTCACCCTGCTGGGCTATGCTGTTACCGTCCTGCTGTTTTTCTACAGCATCATTCTGCTGGACGAAAGCCTGTTTCCGGGCATCCTGCTCACGATCCTGTCCATCGCATACTGGGTGGCGGGCATCTTCCTGCTCTGCGGCCTGAAGGTGTTAAAGCCCCAGGAAGCACTGGTGCTCACCCTGTTCGGCGATTACATCGGCACCCTGAAGGGACAGGGGTTTTACTGGGTGAACCCCTTCTGCACCGCGGTGAACCCGGCAGCTGGCACCAAACTGAGCCAGAGCGGCGATGTGAACAGCGGCGAGACCGGCATGGCGGCCCTGCTTAAGGCAGGCAACAGCAGTCCCCAGACTGCAGAATCGACCAGCAAGAAGATCTCGCTCAAAATGATGACCCTCAATAACTCCCGCCAGAAGATCAACGATTGTCTGGGCAACCCGGTGGAG
Above is a genomic segment from Faecalibacterium taiwanense containing:
- a CDS encoding zinc-binding alcohol dehydrogenase family protein, which produces MKAIVVNGPGDMQLVERPMPEIKEPNQVLVKVHAAGICGSDVHVYHGSNPYAKYPVVLGHEGSGEVIAVGEGVTDLKPGASVVFEPITYCGKCYACRCGHHNVCRELKVLGCIVDGIFQEYVVMPRSQVYEYDASKMTYQQAALCEPFTIGLQANWRGDVRPGDVVLVHGGGPIGLIVANIAKSRGATVIVSEPNESRLAMAKDFGADYSINPMKEDLDAFINKLTDGEGVNVIFEAAGVPALLAHATSQLSPAGRLVAMTFGKEPIPVNFKEINAKELTILGTRHQYQKFPEVVKILPDHLKEVDEITTHVFKAEDFQKAFDTLADRNSGAGKVVLTFA